The nucleotide sequence CGTCTTCGACGCTCCGGCGGAAAGAGCATCATCCCGGAAGGGAATCGCCGGCTTTCGGAAAAAGATGGTGCAAAAACAAAGGCCGAGAGCCTGGTCCTGGATCCGATATCCAGGGCGAAGCTCTCGCGTCGAGGAGATACCGATGATGCACAAGTTCAAGCTCGGCCAGCGCGTTCGCCGCGCTCAATCCTCGCCTCTCGACGAGCGACTGGGTTTCGCCGCGGTCAGCGAGATCGTCCGTCTGATGCCCGACGATCCGACGGGGGAGCCATCCTACCGGATCCGCTCGGGCTCGGCGGAACGCGCCGTCCGTGAGAGCGAGATCGTCGCGGCGGCGTAGGCCCCTCACAAGATCCTCGGTCACCGACCGCTCTCCCTCCGGCGAGGATAGCGCCGCGGGCGTTTTGTGAGAGACACGGGGCCCCGCTCGCCCTCGCGCCAATGAAAAAGGCGGGCCCCTCGGCCCGCCCGTCATTGTCCCGTTAAGGGAAAGCCCTAAAGCTCCGGCTCATTAAGCACGTAGGGTCCGATTCGGCTCTTCAAATCGACGGGTGCGCCGGCGCGGGGACCTGCGTCGTCCATCTCGATCACCGGGATTCCGCCGACGCGCATCTGCTCACGCAGGCGGTTGGCCAGGGCGGCAATCTGCGGGTTCGGGCTGGAAGAGAGCTGGAGAACGATCGCCGCGGGGCGAGCGATCACGGCGAGAACATCGTCGGCCGCCTCGATCGAAGCGGTCACGCTCGCGTAACCGAGCCCGGCAAGGTCGGCGGCAAGAGAGCGATCGACGGCCCGGCGGCCATCGTCTACGACGAGCACTTGTTGCAGCGCACCCATAAGCTTCAGCGTTACCCCATGTCGCGCCTCGTGTGAAGAGGCACCCCGGATAACCCGCACGGCCACGATTGGTTCGCCGGCCATGCAGATCAATTCAACATGGAATCGTCTGGCTGAAGGTCTGATGAACTGCACTGCACAGGCCGTGACGAGGCGCGGCGCGGTGTGTGGCTCTCGCGGTTATTCGTTGATATTGCTGATCTTTTCTTCGCCGCGATAAAGACGTGGATGCCGCGCGCGCCGCAGTTGGCGGGCCGGACTACGCGGACGCAAAATTCTCCGGTAGATCGGCGGATTCAGACGTCTCGACCGCCTCGATCGCGGTCGCGAGGCCCGCGAACAGCACCGGCGCGTAGGATGTCTCCCGCCAAGCGCCGTCCGGCGCGTCCGGCGGATTGCCGCGTTGCAGCGCCTTCACGGTGCAGGCTTGACCGCGGAAGGCGAGGCGCCCGTCCGGCTCGTGCCGCAGCGCCATCAGCGTGGCGGGGAGGGCGAGGCGCTCCGGCTTGCCGAGCACGAGAGAGAGATCGCCCGCCGTCCCGCGCCGTCCGGAGAGCAGTGCCGTCTCGTCGAAGACGATCGTATCGACCACCGTGTCGAGCCGCAGGCTCTGCGGCAGGCCCACGGCGCGACTGCGGCCGGGGAGGCGGGTCGGTGCCCGGTGCACTAGGGCGACCGAGCGCAGATCCGCCGGCATGTCGCGGCCGGCGAGGTTCTTTTCGAGGAAGGCGGGAGCGACCAGATGGGTCGGCCCCGGCCGGCGCAGGGCCGCCGCGAAGGCTGCCCCGTCGAAGAGCGGCAGCGTTTCCAGGCTCGCGCCCGCCACGAGGGCGGCGGCGAGCCCGGTGGCGAGGCCGCGCAGGTCGTGCGGGGCGATCAGACTGAGGATGCGCTCGGCGGGGGCGACCCGCATCGCCACGAGATGCGCGGCGGCGGCCGCCACCACCGATTCGCCGCTGCGGTAGACCGGCCGCTCGGGATCGCCTCCGACGAAGCTGATGAGGCCGGCGGATTCGGGCGCCGGTCCGGTGGGCTCTCCGGCGGGGCCGTCGAGAACGAACCGGTCAAGGTTGATCACCCCGTCCGGCACGTCGGGGCCGAAGGCAGCGAGGTAGCGCAGGCCGAAATAGCGCGCGGCGACATTGCAGAGGCGTTGCGCGGGTGCGGCGGAGCCGAGCCGGGCCTGGGTCAGAACCGCGCTCAGCGCCACGTTCTGCGCCGCGGCGAGCAGGCGCTCCTCGTCCCAGGAGACCGGCAGGAGGCAGGCGACGTGGCCGGCGGCCTCGACGGCGAGGATCGCCAGCGCGCTCTCGGCCGAGCCCGGCAGGCACAGGCCGATGCGGCTTCCCGGCGGCAGGCGCCAACTGCGCAGGCCGCGGGCGAGGCGCTCGACGATCTCGGCGGCGGCGGCGTAGGTCCAGGTGATGGCAGGCCGGTCGCTCCAATCCGGCTTGTCGGCAGGATCGACGACCGCGATCCGGTCGGGATGGCGCCGGGCCGTGGCGGTCAGCAGGCTGCCGAGGCTGACACGCCTCTGCGGCGCGGCGGCCTGTACCCGAGGCGGAGCCTCGTCGGGGGCCGCGTCCGTCGCCAAGCCCGCGGGCCTGTCGGACGCATCCTTCGAAGCCTGCTGCGCGGCCCCTTGCGCGGCCTCTTGCAAAGCGCCCTGCAAGGCGCGTTGCAGGGCCCCTTGCAGAGCGTCCTGCAAGGCCCGCGGCGACGCCTCAGCTTGCGTGATAGCCCGTTGCGCCGACACTCGCGCCCGCCCTCGAAAACCACCCCGTTTGATGAATGAATAGGGTTAAGCAAGGCTTAACGTTTGAGGGCCGAGGGCGTCTCGCGTAGAGAATTGCAGGCAGGGAGGCGGCCTTGGCCGGAGGACCCGATTCCTGTTGAGCATGTGAGCGCGCGGTCTGTAGGATCGCGTGCAGGTGAGCCGGGGCCGAAGCGATGCTCGAACTTCTGCGGCGGCTGTGGGAGGTCGAGAATCTTTCGCCCCACGGCATCTGTCTGCTCTGGCGCCCGGAGCTGATCTGGACGCACGTCGTCTCCGACAGCCTGATCGCCTTCGCCTATTTCTCGATTCCCGTCGGCCTGGCTTACTTCGTGTCCCACCGCCGGGACGTGGTGTTCGGCTGGATCTTCTGGTCGTTCGCGGTGTTCATCACCGCCTGCGGCGCGACGCATCTCATGGCAATCTGGACGCTCTGGGTGCCGGATTACGGGCTGGAGGCTGCGGTCAAGCTCCTGACGGGCTTGGCCTCCATCGGCACGTCGGTGGCGCTCTGGGTCCTGATGCCGAAGGCGCTGACGCTGCCGTCTCCCACTCAGCTCCGGCAGGCCAACGAGGCGCTGGAGGCGCGCATCCGGGAGCGCGACGCGGCGCTCGCCGCCTTGGAAGCCGCCAATGCCGAGCGCCAGCGCGCCGAGGAAGCGCTGCGCCAGAGCCAGAAGATGGAGGCGATCGGCCAGCTCACCGGCGGCGTGGCCCACGACTTCAACAACCTGCTCAACGTGGTGCTGCTCAACCTCGACCGGGTCGAGCGCGGCCTGCCCGAGGAGAGTCCCCTGCGCAAGCGCCTGGGCGATGCGATGAAGGGCGCCGAGCGGGCGGCGACGATGACGCACAAGCTGCTGGCCTTCGCCCGCCGCCAGCCGCTCTCGCCGGTGAGCACCGACGTCAACGCCCAGATCGCCTCCTTCGCCGAGTTCCTGGGCGGCACGATCGGCTCGCGGATCCGGCTCGAGACCGATCTCGCCCCGAACCTGCCGCGGGTGAACGTCGATCCCAACCAGTTCGAGAACGCGATCCTCAACCTCGCGGTCAACGCCCGCGACGCGATGCCGGAGGGTGGGACCCTGACGCTGGCCACCCGGCTGCTGCCGGGGGGCGAGGGGCTTGCGGTGGAAGTGTCAGACACCGGAACCGGGATGACGCCGGAGGTCGAGGCCCACGCCTTCGAGCCGTTCTTCACCACGAAGCCGGTGGGGCAGGGGACGGGCCTGGGGCTCAGCCAGGTGTTCGGCTTCGCGCAGCAATCGGGCGGCAACGCCACCTTCGTGCGCGGCGACCGGCCCGGCACGACGGTGCGCCTGTCCTTCCCGGCACAGGGGTCGGTTGCGAACCGTCCGGCACCGACGCGGCCAGCACCGGGCGCCGAGTCCGATTTCGCGCCGCTGATGCCACCGGTGGTGGCCGCGGGCTAGAACATCG is from Methylorubrum sp. B1-46 and encodes:
- a CDS encoding AMP-binding protein; the protein is MSAQRAITQAEASPRALQDALQGALQRALQGALQEAAQGAAQQASKDASDRPAGLATDAAPDEAPPRVQAAAPQRRVSLGSLLTATARRHPDRIAVVDPADKPDWSDRPAITWTYAAAAEIVERLARGLRSWRLPPGSRIGLCLPGSAESALAILAVEAAGHVACLLPVSWDEERLLAAAQNVALSAVLTQARLGSAAPAQRLCNVAARYFGLRYLAAFGPDVPDGVINLDRFVLDGPAGEPTGPAPESAGLISFVGGDPERPVYRSGESVVAAAAAHLVAMRVAPAERILSLIAPHDLRGLATGLAAALVAGASLETLPLFDGAAFAAALRRPGPTHLVAPAFLEKNLAGRDMPADLRSVALVHRAPTRLPGRSRAVGLPQSLRLDTVVDTIVFDETALLSGRRGTAGDLSLVLGKPERLALPATLMALRHEPDGRLAFRGQACTVKALQRGNPPDAPDGAWRETSYAPVLFAGLATAIEAVETSESADLPENFASA
- a CDS encoding ATP-binding protein, with translation MLELLRRLWEVENLSPHGICLLWRPELIWTHVVSDSLIAFAYFSIPVGLAYFVSHRRDVVFGWIFWSFAVFITACGATHLMAIWTLWVPDYGLEAAVKLLTGLASIGTSVALWVLMPKALTLPSPTQLRQANEALEARIRERDAALAALEAANAERQRAEEALRQSQKMEAIGQLTGGVAHDFNNLLNVVLLNLDRVERGLPEESPLRKRLGDAMKGAERAATMTHKLLAFARRQPLSPVSTDVNAQIASFAEFLGGTIGSRIRLETDLAPNLPRVNVDPNQFENAILNLAVNARDAMPEGGTLTLATRLLPGGEGLAVEVSDTGTGMTPEVEAHAFEPFFTTKPVGQGTGLGLSQVFGFAQQSGGNATFVRGDRPGTTVRLSFPAQGSVANRPAPTRPAPGAESDFAPLMPPVVAAG